CAACACCTCTATATCTCTCCTTTCAAGGCAAGGCTTAGAATAGAGAAAAGCGATAATAATTGACAAAAAAATTATTAAAATTGATTTTAAAGATATTGTTTTTTGCATTAATATACTGACGCAAGGTATCAGGTAAAGGTTAATAATTGCGAATAATCAGATATTTTTCCGTCAAAACGAAAAAAGTAAAATGCAATTTTTGCATAAAGAGAAATGAGAGGATGTAAAATGTAGAGGGTTTACCATCGTAAAAACGGAGATGAGCAAAAAACAACTACAGCATATCGAAGAAGCAGACAAAGCCCGAAGGCTAAAAAAACATAAGGAATTATTTAATTTACTTTCAATTGCGGCGGGTTTAATCTTTTTACAAGGCTATATGATAGCCCCTCTTATACCCAGACTCTCAGAAGTGTTTAATGTGCCGGTGCAGGAGATTGGTTTTATTGTTCCTGCCTATATGCTTTCTTATGCACTAATGGCATTATTTTATGGACTATTATCCGACCGTTTTGGTCGTTGGTCAATTATTCGCCTCTCTCTTATTATTTTTGTAGTGTGTACTGCTTTGATTGCAACTTCTCAAACTGCTAGTCAAATGGCAACATGGCGTTTATTAACAGGAATTGGAGCTAGTGGTGTAATACCTCTTACTTTTGCCCTTATTGGAGATTTATTCCCTTTTGATCAAAGAGGGGTAAAATTAGGATTAGTATTTGCCGCAATGGAAGGAGGAATGGCCGCAGGTTCAGCCGGAGGGGCAATTCTCGAACCATATATCGGATGGCGTTGGCTTTTTCTTGGCACGGCAATTAAGGAATTTTTAATTATTAATGATTAACAGGGTAATTTATCATAGTAATATTAAAGCATTAAATGTTTGTGACTATGACAAAAATTCACCCTCACTGCGAAAACCTTGCCTCTCAAGTTAATCAGGTACTAGAATTATTACAGAAAAATCAGGAGATGCGATCGCACCTTGACACTTATCCTGTAGAAACATCTCTGAGAAAAGCCATTTCACCCCGTTTTGAGATAGTATTTGCAGGGGCATTTAGTGCAGGAAAATCCATGTTAATCAATGCCTTATTAGAGCGTGAATTACTCTATAGTGCAGAAGGTCACGCCACAGGTATTGAATGTTATATCGAGTATGCACCTTTGGATAAAGAAAGGGTTGTGATGACTTTTTTAAGTGAAACGGAGATTTTACAGCAAATTATCACCATTTCTCAAAGGGTAAACATTAACCTCCAAGACGTATCTATTACCGACTCCTATATCATTGACGGCATTAAGCAAAAGTGTCAGGAAATTATTGACAAAGAAGGAGGGGTAAATAAATCGGAATTGGCAAAACAGGCAAACGCCTTAATGTTATTAGCACAGGGTTTTGAAACCAACAAAGACAAGATTAAACCCCATGATAACGCCACCTACTCAATGGAGCAGTTTAATTTTAATAACCTCACCGAAGCCGCCAGTTATGCCAGACGAGGCAAAAATTCCGCCGTCTTAAAACGCCTTGACTATTATTGCTATCATCCCCTTTTAGAAGATGGTAACGTTTTGGTTGACTTACCCGGTATTGACGCCCCCATCGAAAAAGATGCTAAACTCTCCCTTGATAAAATAGCTAATCCTGATACCTCTTTAGTTATCTGTGTTTTGAAACCTGCTTCGGCTGGAGATTTAACCCAAAAAGAAACAGAATTACTAGAAACAATTAAATCAAATCCCGCCATCAGAAACAGAGTTTTTTATGTCTTTAATCGCATTGATGAAACGTGGTATTCTGGACAATTAAGACAAAGATTAGATAATTTGATTAACTCTGATTTTAGCCATACTAATCGAGTCTATAAAACCAGTGGTTTATTAGGCTTTTATGGAAGTCAAATTAAAAACACATCAGAAGTAAATCGCTTTGGTTTAGATAGCATTTTTACTGATAGTATTAAAGGTATTGGTGGAGAAGAAGAAACCCCTCAATTTGTTAGTGAATTTAACAATTATTGTGCTAATTCAGGTAAGTTAACGGCTACTAATTTTCGAGTATCAGTCAATGGTTATGATACCCCAAATCAAAACTATGTCAGAATTTTAAAAGAGTGGGGAATGCCTTTAATAGATAAATTAATTCAAGATAGTGGCATTATCTTTTTTAAGGAAGAAATCACCCGTTATTTAACAGAAGAAAAACGCCCTGAATTGTTTAAAAATTTAGCCGATGATTTACAACCTTTATGCTTGGCATTAAAGAAAGATTATCAAACTCAACAAAGAGAATTAGATAGTCAACCCCAAGAAATTGAGTTGATGAAACAACAAGAATTAACTCGTTTAAATAATAAACTACAGGAAATTGGCAATGATTTTTATAGCTATCTTGATGAAGAAGTAAACCGCCTAATTAATCAAGAAAATAAACAATTTAATCAGGATTTTCAACAGTTGCAAAGTCGTTTTGTTAATCACCTTGACGAATTGTTAGACGCTTTTTCCGTCAGTGAAACCTATAGCCTAGCAGTTAAAGCTCATCCTCGTAATCAAACAGCCCCTCTAATTGCCGTTTTAGTAGAGGCTTTATACTATATCTCCAATTCCCTCGAAGATGTCTTGATTGAGGAATTGCAATATTTAGTCTTTAATTACGTCAATGACTTGGTGACGGCAGTAAGAAAACAGGGATTTTACCTCGAATTGACTCGCTTATTAAATGGCGATGCGGGAATTTATGATGAGTTATCAGCTCTCGAAAACAAGCTATATCAAGCATTAAAAGCCGTTGCAACCTCAGAATGCGATCGCTATGTCAGAGAAACACCTCAGTTTTATAGTGAAGGTACATTTTCCATTTATCAATTCCGAGAAACCTTAAAACAGACATCACAAGCCTATGATGCTTCTTCAATGGTAGAAGCTGAACCAGCAATTCGACAACTATTAAAACTAGATTTTGAACCAAAAGTAAACACAACAATTCGGCAAGTTTTTCGACAAACAATCAATCAAAATATCAAGACAAATTTGCTACCTTTAGCCAAACAATTAGCAGATAATATTCTGCAACAATATGACATTGCCAGAGATAATTTACAGCAAACATTAGAACAAGAAGCCAAAGAAAAAATCGCCTATAATCAAAAATTAATGACAGAAATTCAACAAGATATTCTAGTATATAATGAAGCTATTTCTGGAATTAATAACTGCTTAGAAGCGATGAAAGTTTTTGAGAATAAACTCCCCTTAATTAACCTTCTCGACTAACAATATAAAACTATAGGGTGGGCATTGCCCACCATTTCTAATTAAAAATTAAAGCGAAAAAACTATGGATCAAAAAATAGAACATTTAGAAAAAAACGACGTAATTCAAATGAAAAAGGATAAAAGTAGATGGGTAATGAAACAGACAACTTTTACTGTAAATGATTTTATCTCAACTCTTTCTAATTGTTATATCTCAGACGCTGAAGCAAAAGAATGGTGTAACAATGGTGTGGAAGCTGAAGTTTTAGTGCCAAGAAAACCCTGGAGAAAAGGTAAAATAAGATTATCGATCGAGTTTATTCCTGATGAATCGGAAATAGAATCACCCCTAGATGATTTTAGACAAAAAACCAATTTATAAGTTATGAATGGATAAAAAATAATATCTGACTATATTTTACTAAGAAATAAATGAGAAATAATATAAAAACAGAAAGAATAAACATTCCTTTATCAGTGAGAAAATATATTTATGAGAGAGATAAATTTCAGTGTCAAAGTTGTGGTAAAAAAGAAAATGAAACTCAGTTAAATATCGATCATATAATTCCTTTAGCAAAAGGGGGAAGTAATGATTTAAGTAACTTACAAACTCTCTGCTATCAATGTAACCAAAGGAAAAAAGCAAATTTTGATCCTCGTTTTCGTCGTTATTTTACTTAAAATTAACCCCATTATTTCTCCAAAAATTATCACATCAAGAAAACTCTTTTTGCAACTTACTAATTATTTCTTGATTAGCTGAGGGAAATTCAAATTGGCTTAATTCATGAGGTTTTACCCATAATATTTCTGCACACTCTAAAGGTTGAGGTTTTCCCTGACAAATATGACAAAGATATACATATAGAGTCACCGTAAATTGTTCATAATCATGA
This is a stretch of genomic DNA from Cyanobacterium aponinum PCC 10605. It encodes these proteins:
- a CDS encoding dynamin family protein, which codes for MTKIHPHCENLASQVNQVLELLQKNQEMRSHLDTYPVETSLRKAISPRFEIVFAGAFSAGKSMLINALLERELLYSAEGHATGIECYIEYAPLDKERVVMTFLSETEILQQIITISQRVNINLQDVSITDSYIIDGIKQKCQEIIDKEGGVNKSELAKQANALMLLAQGFETNKDKIKPHDNATYSMEQFNFNNLTEAASYARRGKNSAVLKRLDYYCYHPLLEDGNVLVDLPGIDAPIEKDAKLSLDKIANPDTSLVICVLKPASAGDLTQKETELLETIKSNPAIRNRVFYVFNRIDETWYSGQLRQRLDNLINSDFSHTNRVYKTSGLLGFYGSQIKNTSEVNRFGLDSIFTDSIKGIGGEEETPQFVSEFNNYCANSGKLTATNFRVSVNGYDTPNQNYVRILKEWGMPLIDKLIQDSGIIFFKEEITRYLTEEKRPELFKNLADDLQPLCLALKKDYQTQQRELDSQPQEIELMKQQELTRLNNKLQEIGNDFYSYLDEEVNRLINQENKQFNQDFQQLQSRFVNHLDELLDAFSVSETYSLAVKAHPRNQTAPLIAVLVEALYYISNSLEDVLIEELQYLVFNYVNDLVTAVRKQGFYLELTRLLNGDAGIYDELSALENKLYQALKAVATSECDRYVRETPQFYSEGTFSIYQFRETLKQTSQAYDASSMVEAEPAIRQLLKLDFEPKVNTTIRQVFRQTINQNIKTNLLPLAKQLADNILQQYDIARDNLQQTLEQEAKEKIAYNQKLMTEIQQDILVYNEAISGINNCLEAMKVFENKLPLINLLD
- a CDS encoding MFS transporter — translated: MSKKQLQHIEEADKARRLKKHKELFNLLSIAAGLIFLQGYMIAPLIPRLSEVFNVPVQEIGFIVPAYMLSYALMALFYGLLSDRFGRWSIIRLSLIIFVVCTALIATSQTASQMATWRLLTGIGASGVIPLTFALIGDLFPFDQRGVKLGLVFAAMEGGMAAGSAGGAILEPYIGWRWLFLGTAIKEFLIIND
- a CDS encoding KGK domain-containing protein codes for the protein MDQKIEHLEKNDVIQMKKDKSRWVMKQTTFTVNDFISTLSNCYISDAEAKEWCNNGVEAEVLVPRKPWRKGKIRLSIEFIPDESEIESPLDDFRQKTNL
- a CDS encoding HNH endonuclease, with protein sequence MRNNIKTERINIPLSVRKYIYERDKFQCQSCGKKENETQLNIDHIIPLAKGGSNDLSNLQTLCYQCNQRKKANFDPRFRRYFT